A window of Gasterosteus aculeatus chromosome 9, fGasAcu3.hap1.1, whole genome shotgun sequence contains these coding sequences:
- the LOC120825445 gene encoding persephin — protein MRSLVKLAVVLLCVQRGEGRWLRRPVDQEQETAPPSGDRRDIQTPPDPAAARLRRSAPPDPPCGLRSVLLQVRDLGLGYDSDETVLFKYCGGACPRVRSNHELTLASLLLSGALPAPGGPWHNAPCCRPTHHEDMAFLDNSHRWHRVEKLSAAGCGCVG, from the exons ATGAGGTCCCTGGTGAAGCTCGCCGTGGTTCTGCTCTGCgtccagaggggggagggacgcTGGCTCAGGCGGCCCGTCG ATCAGGAACAGGAGACGGCACCTCCGAGCGGGGACAGGAGGGACATCCAGACGCCGCCCGATCCCGCCGCGGCCCGCCTCCGCCGCTCcgcccccccggaccccccgtGCGGCCTCCGCTCCGTCCTGCTGCAGGTCCGGGACCTCGGGTTGGGCTACGACTCGGACGAGACGGTGCTCTTCAAGTACTGCGGCGGGGCGTGTCCCCGCGTCCGCTCCAACCACGAGCTCACCCTCGCCAGCCTGCTGCTGAGCGGCGCGCTGCCGGCGCCGGGGGGGCCGTGGCACAACGCGCCGTGCTGCCGGCCCACCCACCACGAGGACATGGCCTTCCTGGACAACTCGCACCGCTGGCACCGAGTGGAGAAGCTGTCGGCCGCCGGCTGCGGCTGCGTCggctag
- the LOC120824624 gene encoding transcription factor IIIA: MESKREPLRRYICSFAGCPAAYNRQWKLDAHLCKHTGVKPHACARCAKSFCTSYHLARHALSHSGEKPFRCPEDGCGEAFTTAANRARHVGRVHAPGRKRTYACRFEGCALEFRKNKQLKAHVCERHGPPAGHPCTHEGCAMRFAVPSKLRRHEKVHRGYPCADEGCGFTGKTWTEYLWHRKERHRPVLRCDQCDKSFRDSWFLQQHRRVHSETRVVLRCPRAGCERSFTTAFNLQSHVGSFHEERRPFACAHAGCGKTFAMKQSLRRHSVAHDPDKKKLAKARPKRSLASRLSGYGGTAAAEPGEESGPPGPVELVSLLQDTSLLCGPAVDTHGLAEALATPLAV, encoded by the coding sequence ATGGAGAGCAAACGGGAGCCGCTCAGACGGTACATCTGCTCGTTCGCGGGCTGCCCGGCGGCCTACAACAGGCAGTGGAAGCTCGACGCGCACCTGTGCAAACACACCGGCGTGAAGCCGCACGCGTGCGCGCGCTGCGCCAAGTCCTTCTGCACCTCGTACCACCTGGCGCGCCACGCGCTCAGCCACAGCGGCGAGAAGCCCTTCCGGTGCCCCGAGGACGGCTGCGGGGAGGCCTTCACCACCGCCGCCAACCGCGCCCGGCACGTGGGCCGCGTGCACGCGCCCGGCCGGAAGAGGACGTACGCGTGCAGGTTCGAGGGCTGCGCGCTCGAGTTCCGGAAGAACAAGCAGCTGAAGGCCCACGTGTGCGAGCGCCACGGCCCGCCGGCCGGCCACCCGTGCACGCACGAGGGCTGCGCCATGCGCTTCGCCGTGCCCAGCAAGCTGAGGCGGCACGAGAAGGTGCACCGCGGGTACCCGTGCGCGGACGAGGGCTGCGGCTTCACCGGGAAGACGTGGACCGAGTACCTGTGGCACCGGAAGGAGCGGCACCGGCCCGTCCTGCGGTGCGACCAGTGCGACAAGTCCTTCCGGGACTCGTGgttcctgcagcagcaccgccGCGTCCACTCGGAGACGCGCGTGGTCCTCCGGTGCCCGAGGGCCGGCTGCGAGCGCTCCTTCACCACCGCCTTCAACCTGCAGAGCCACGTCGGCTCCTTCCACGAGGAGCGCCGGCCCTTCGCCTGCGCGCACGCTGGCTGCGGGAAGACGTTCGCCATGAAGCAGAGCCTCCGGCGCCACAGCGTCGCCCACGACCCGGACAAGAAGAAGCTGGCCAAGGCCCGGCCCAAGAGGTCGCTGGCCTCCAGGCTGAGCGGCTACGGCGgcacggcggcggcggagcCGGGCGAGGAGTCCGGCCCGCCCGGCCCCGTCGAGCTGGTGTCCCTCCTGCAGGACACGTCTCTGCTGTGCGGCCCCGCCGTGGACACCCACGGGCTCGCCGAGGCCCTGGCTACGCCCCTGGCGGTGTAG